In Takifugu flavidus isolate HTHZ2018 chromosome 13, ASM371156v2, whole genome shotgun sequence, the following are encoded in one genomic region:
- the LOC130535858 gene encoding UDP-glucuronosyltransferase 2A1-like: MNIVHDPPQRMCMSSKHLLQLDSYLQSELHAFVDSRADNRARDQDPSPHLIMTWPLSPLLTVALLFIQVPVPSSAGKILVFPMDGSHWVNMKVLIEELHTKGHEVTVVRASDSWYISQKSPFYRSVTLLGSNGFEDNMETYLVQQLEIRLAGRNASSWSRFWTNLQLRQVVVHQFSQFHKGMSEMVTQMFEDEKLMLSLQEAKYDVLLTDPGFGGGAILARRLQVPLIYNVRWTIQGEAHLLIAPSPLSYVPFTAAELTDKMTFPQRIKNLLSYILGMYTMSSITEPCYKPLVEKYFGPDVDYSTFFLDADIWLMRNDFVFEFPRPTMPNIVYMGGFQCKAPKPLPADLEEFVQSSGEHGVVVMTLGTLVADLPRDVAEEIAAGFARLPHKVVWRYVGRRPSSLGNNTLLVDWLPQNDLLAHPKARVFVTHGGTNGVQEAIFHGIPVVGLPLFLDQPDNLSRLRAKGGAVVLDIAVLDRHVFAEALETVLHDPSYRENMQRLSRLHRDQPMKPLDLAVFWIEYVMRHKGAQHLRTHANKMSWFTYHSLDVIAALSTAALLLVVICISALRCVWKILFRTKVKHE; the protein is encoded by the coding sequence cCTCATCATGACGTGGCCTCTTTCACCTCTACTCACCGTGGCCCTTCTGTTTATACAAGTTCCTGTGCCTTCATCCGCCGGGAAAATTCTGGTCTTCCCAATGGACGGGAGCCACTGGGTAAACATGAAAGTACTTATCGAGGAGCTGCACACCAAAGGTCACGAGGTCACCGTGGTCCGGGCGTCTGATAGCTGGTACATCAGCCAAAAGTCTCCTTTCTACCGAAGCGTCACGCTTCTCGGCTCCAACGGGTTTGAAGACAATATGGAAACGTATTTGGTCCAACAGCTGGAGATCCGGCTCGCGGGGAGGAACGCCTCCTCCTGGTCCCGGTTCTGGACCAATCTCCAGTTGAGGCAGGTAGTTGTTCaccagttctcccagttccACAAAGGGATGAGTGAAATGGTGACTCAGATGTTTGAAGATGAAAAACTCATGCTGTCTCTACAAGAAGCGAAATACGACGTGCTTCTGACTGACCCGGGCTTCGGGGGAGGGGCGATTCTGGCCCGCCGTCTCCAGGTTCCTCTGATTTATAACGTCAGATGGACCATTCAAGGCGAAGCTCACTTGCTTATCGCTCCTTCGCCTCTATCGTACGTTCCTTTTACTGCAGCCGAGCTGACAGATAAGATGACGTTCCCACAGAGAATCAAGAATCTTTTGAGCTACATCCTGGGGATGTACACAATGTCCAGCATAACAGAACCTTGTTACAAACCCTTAGTCGAGAAGTACTTTGGACCTGATGTGGATTATTCCACCTTTTTCCTGGATGCTGATATTTGGCTCATGAGGAACGATTTTGTCTTTGAGTTCCCCCGACCGACGATGCCAAACATCGTCTACATGGGGGGCTTCCAGTGCAAGGCCCCGAAGCCTCTTCCCGCAGACCTGGAGGAGTTTGTCCAGAGTTCGGGAGAACACGGGGTCGTCGTCATGACCCTCGGAACGTTGGTCGCAGACCTTCCTCGGGATGTTGCGGAGGAGATTGCCGCAGGCTTCGCGCGGCTGCCTCACAAGGTTGTGTGGAGGTATGTGGGACGAAGGCCGTCCAGCCTCGGCAACAACACGTTACTGGTGGACTGGCTCCCCCAGAACGACCTGCTGGCACACCCCAAAGCTCGAGTCTTTGTCACCCATGGAGGTACGAATGGGGTTCAAGAGGCAATTTTCCACGGAATCCCAGTTGTCGGACTGCCTCTGTTCTTGGATCAGCCTGATAACCTGTCCAGGCTCAGAGCAAAGGGAGGTGCCGTGGTTCTGGACATCGCCGTGCTGGACAGGCACGTGTTCGCAGAGGCCCTCGAGACGGTTCTTCACGACCCCTCgtacagggagaacatgcagaggCTTTCGCGGTTGCACCGCGATCAGCCCATGAAACCGCTGGACCTGGCTGTGTTCTGGATAGAATACGTGATGAGACATAAAGGAGCTCAGCACCTGCGGACTCACGCTAATAAGATGTCCTGGTTCACCTACCATTCTCTGGACGTCATTGCAGCTTTGTCCACTGCTGCGTTGCTTCTCGTTGTTATCTGCATTTCTgcactcaggtgtgtgtggaagaTTCTTTTTAGGACTAAAGTTAAGCACGAATGA